From the Palaemon carinicauda isolate YSFRI2023 chromosome 42, ASM3689809v2, whole genome shotgun sequence genome, one window contains:
- the LOC137632768 gene encoding glutamate receptor ionotropic, delta-1-like isoform X1: MQLLPLGVLTFLIATECRVIEEISLATVEPMGDPNIRLHDDSIGLQGDHMTSLPLEGDHMTSLSLQGDHLTSLSLQGDHMTSLSLQGDHMTSLPLQGDHTTSSLQGGRSLFIGDLPISVENNLIASLIAKMLWRTVESSAKGCHFVLVTDMDTHGLVLHLIRQSILSFQPLVLIDIREFQNYTESDFLEAFWSTSTVTCRTVLIDFCSDNEVDMLRFLENSHLWWFYEIKVFMVGYRWKVNKVLLDFALRNFIQPVYVALDEDAVRSLNASFKRASPDRSSPDGEDPLQRLRNSSELNDGRRLGDVFSRCLYCKNGTSRILHISSWPVETDVTWDVTWEMKMISDEGRDLQGHLLRIVGTIYYPFTDMKPITEQPDSLMTLLDSLDKRLLEVLSNVLNFKYEVQLPSDRLPGYNRGNKGWTGKIGDIQDNLADICLPTAPSAERLKIIDFTKSFDGDGLVIVSLKPEVLPQYLIITRPFAVDVWIYLITSILIWGASLWALQKAVSSFGKGKPISFSESMFYSWAVMLEDPPMQTPSSVSGQMMVGWWLVASLLISTGFRSSLVAHITVPGKTKPLNSFTDMIKRPNYRWGIDSRVHGFAISIFGNNPDPVVQYVGKSLEVSNLEDGLKRTSTGSFSLMATKRGLITYIMSNYADKYGQTPFYLSKQSFTMSYESGWGFRKGAPFYPLLTSTLARLTESGITQYWMDDLLAYRSQRAEKIAQGKQNERTSLANDPEVDNSQVVLRLIHLAGIFLIIILGLSLSFLVFLVEITSHAYLSNSL, encoded by the exons ATGCAACTCTTACCCTTAGGCGTTCTCACTTTCCTCATCGCGACGGAATGCAGAGTGATTGAGGAAATATCTTTGGCAACCGTAGAGCCAATGGGTGATCCCAACATCAGACTTCACGATGACAGCATTGGTCTTCAAGGGGACCATATGACGTCATTACCGCTTGAAGGGGACCATATGACGTCATTGTCACTTCAAGGGGACCATTTGACGTCATTGTCACTTCAAGGGGACCATATGACGTCATTGTCACTTCAGGGGGACCATATGACATCATTGCCGCTTCAAGGGGACCATACGACGTCATCGCTTCAAGGCGGAAGAAGCCTCTTCATTGGAGATCTTCCCATATCTGTCGAGAATAACCTCATAGCTTCCTTAATCGCCAAAATGCTGTGGCGAACTGTCGAAAGCAGCGCCAAAGGATGCCATTTTGTCTTGGTGACGGACATGGACACTCACGGACTGGTGTTACACCTCATACG ACAAAGCATCCTCTCGTTCCAGCCTTTGGTATTGATAGACATCAGGGAGTTCCAGAATTATACAGAGTCCGATTTCTTGGAAGCGTTCTGGAGCACTTCGACCGTCACTTGTCGAACTGTTCTCATTGACTTTTGCTCCGATAATGAGGTCGATATGTTGAG ATTCTTGGAAAACTCACACCTTTGGTGGTTCTACGAAATTAAGGTCTTCATGGTGGGATATCGTTGGAAAGTGAACAAAGTCCTTCTGGATTTTGCCCTCAGGAACTTCATCCAGCCTGTGTACGTGGCCCTTGACGAGGACGCCGTTCGATCGTTGAATGCTTCGTTTAAAAGGGCGTCTCCTGATAGGTCCTCTCCTGATGGGGAGGATCCGTTGCAAAGGTTGCGGAATTCGTCGGAATTGAACGACGGAA GGAGATTAGGTGATGTATTCAGCAGATGTTTATATTGCAAGAATGGAACCAGTCGCATCCTTCACATTTCATCCTGGCCTGTGGAAACAGATGTGACCTGGGATGTGACCTGGGAAATGAAAATGATCTCGG ATGAAGGGCGTGATCTCCAGGGGCACCTCCTGCGCATCGTAGGAACAATTTACTATCCTTTTACGGATATGAAACCAATCACGGAGCAACCAGACTCCCTCATGACTCTTCTGGACTCTCTAGATAAGAGACTACTGGAGGTTCTATCTAATGTCCTTAACTTTAA GTACGAGGTGCAACTTCCAAGCGACCGATTACCCGGTTATAACAGAGGGAACAAAGGCTGGACGGGTAAAATTGGAGACATTCAGGACAACCTGGCAGACATCTGCCTTCCAACGGCACCCTCCGCCGAGAGACTGAAAATTATCGACTTCACGAAGAGCTTTGACGGGGACGGGTTGGTCATCGTGTCTCTGAAACCGGAGGTGCTGCCACAGTATCTCATTATTACGAGGCCTTTTGCAG TCGACGTTTGGATTTACTTAATCACGAGTATCCTGATCTGGGGAGCATCCTTATGGGCATTACAGAAAGCCGTGTCATCCTTCGGTAAGGGCAAGCCAATCTCCTTCAGTGAGTCGATGTTCTACAGTTGGGCTGTGATGCTGGAAGATCCTCCTATGCAAACCCCTTCCAGTGTCTCTGGCCAG ATGATGGTCGGATGGTGGCTGGTCGCGAGCTTGTTGATTTCCACCGGCTTCAGGTCATCTCTGGTGGCTCACATCACAGTCCCTGGGAAGACGAAACCATTAAACAGCTTCACAGACATGATCAAACGACCAAATTACCGCTGGGGCATTGATTCCCGGGTTCATGGGTTTGCCATAAGCATTTTTGGCAATAATCCAGACCCAGTCGTCCAGTACGTCGGTAAATCCCTAGAG GTCTCAAATCTGGAAGACGGATTGAAGAGGACAAGCACCGGAAGTTTTTCTTTAATGGCCACCAAGCGAGGTTTGATCACTTACATAATGTCAAATTATGCAGATAAATATGGCCAAACACCTTTCTATCTCAGCAAACAGAGCTTCACTATGTCATATGAATCTGGATGGGGATTTAG GAAAGGAGCTCCCTTCTATCCACTCTTGACATCCACTTTAGCGAGATTGACAGAGAGCGGCATCACCCAATACTGGATGGATGACCTTCTGGCCTATCGATCTCAACGGGCAGAGAAGATAGCTCAAGGAAAACAGAATGAAAGGACTTCTCTAGCCAATGATCCAGAG
- the LOC137632768 gene encoding uncharacterized protein isoform X2 has product MQLLPLGVLTFLIATECRVIEEISLATVEPMGDPNIRLHDDSIGLQGDHMTSLPLEGDHMTSLSLQGDHLTSLSLQGDHMTSLSLQGDHMTSLPLQGDHTTSSLQGGRSLFIGDLPISVENNLIASLIAKMLWRTVESSAKGCHFVLVTDMDTHGLVLHLIRQSILSFQPLVLIDIREFQNYTESDFLEAFWSTSTVTCRTVLIDFCSDNEVDMLRFLENSHLWWFYEIKVFMVGYRWKVNKVLLDFALRNFIQPVYVALDEDAVRSLNASFKRASPDRSSPDGEDPLQRLRNSSELNDGRRLGDVFSRCLYCKNGTSRILHISSWPVETDVTWDVTWEMKMISDEGRDLQGHLLRIVGTIYYPFTDMKPITEQPDSLMTLLDSLDKRLLEVLSNVLNFKYEVQLPSDRLPGYNRGNKGWTGKIGDIQDNLADICLPTAPSAERLKIIDFTKSFDGDGLVIVSLKPEVLPQYLIITRPFAVDVWIYLITSILIWGASLWALQKAVSSFGKGKPISFSESMFYSWAVMLEDPPMQTPSSVSGQMMVGWWLVASLLISTGFRSSLVAHITVPGKTKPLNSFTDMIKRPNYRWGIDSRVHGFAISIFGNNPDPVVQYVGKSLEVSNLEDGLKRTSTGSFSLMATKRGLITYIMSNYADKYGQTPFYLSKQSFTMSYESGWGFRKGAPFYPLLTSTLARLTESGITQYWMDDLLAYRSQRAEKIAQGKQNERTSLANDPELI; this is encoded by the exons ATGCAACTCTTACCCTTAGGCGTTCTCACTTTCCTCATCGCGACGGAATGCAGAGTGATTGAGGAAATATCTTTGGCAACCGTAGAGCCAATGGGTGATCCCAACATCAGACTTCACGATGACAGCATTGGTCTTCAAGGGGACCATATGACGTCATTACCGCTTGAAGGGGACCATATGACGTCATTGTCACTTCAAGGGGACCATTTGACGTCATTGTCACTTCAAGGGGACCATATGACGTCATTGTCACTTCAGGGGGACCATATGACATCATTGCCGCTTCAAGGGGACCATACGACGTCATCGCTTCAAGGCGGAAGAAGCCTCTTCATTGGAGATCTTCCCATATCTGTCGAGAATAACCTCATAGCTTCCTTAATCGCCAAAATGCTGTGGCGAACTGTCGAAAGCAGCGCCAAAGGATGCCATTTTGTCTTGGTGACGGACATGGACACTCACGGACTGGTGTTACACCTCATACG ACAAAGCATCCTCTCGTTCCAGCCTTTGGTATTGATAGACATCAGGGAGTTCCAGAATTATACAGAGTCCGATTTCTTGGAAGCGTTCTGGAGCACTTCGACCGTCACTTGTCGAACTGTTCTCATTGACTTTTGCTCCGATAATGAGGTCGATATGTTGAG ATTCTTGGAAAACTCACACCTTTGGTGGTTCTACGAAATTAAGGTCTTCATGGTGGGATATCGTTGGAAAGTGAACAAAGTCCTTCTGGATTTTGCCCTCAGGAACTTCATCCAGCCTGTGTACGTGGCCCTTGACGAGGACGCCGTTCGATCGTTGAATGCTTCGTTTAAAAGGGCGTCTCCTGATAGGTCCTCTCCTGATGGGGAGGATCCGTTGCAAAGGTTGCGGAATTCGTCGGAATTGAACGACGGAA GGAGATTAGGTGATGTATTCAGCAGATGTTTATATTGCAAGAATGGAACCAGTCGCATCCTTCACATTTCATCCTGGCCTGTGGAAACAGATGTGACCTGGGATGTGACCTGGGAAATGAAAATGATCTCGG ATGAAGGGCGTGATCTCCAGGGGCACCTCCTGCGCATCGTAGGAACAATTTACTATCCTTTTACGGATATGAAACCAATCACGGAGCAACCAGACTCCCTCATGACTCTTCTGGACTCTCTAGATAAGAGACTACTGGAGGTTCTATCTAATGTCCTTAACTTTAA GTACGAGGTGCAACTTCCAAGCGACCGATTACCCGGTTATAACAGAGGGAACAAAGGCTGGACGGGTAAAATTGGAGACATTCAGGACAACCTGGCAGACATCTGCCTTCCAACGGCACCCTCCGCCGAGAGACTGAAAATTATCGACTTCACGAAGAGCTTTGACGGGGACGGGTTGGTCATCGTGTCTCTGAAACCGGAGGTGCTGCCACAGTATCTCATTATTACGAGGCCTTTTGCAG TCGACGTTTGGATTTACTTAATCACGAGTATCCTGATCTGGGGAGCATCCTTATGGGCATTACAGAAAGCCGTGTCATCCTTCGGTAAGGGCAAGCCAATCTCCTTCAGTGAGTCGATGTTCTACAGTTGGGCTGTGATGCTGGAAGATCCTCCTATGCAAACCCCTTCCAGTGTCTCTGGCCAG ATGATGGTCGGATGGTGGCTGGTCGCGAGCTTGTTGATTTCCACCGGCTTCAGGTCATCTCTGGTGGCTCACATCACAGTCCCTGGGAAGACGAAACCATTAAACAGCTTCACAGACATGATCAAACGACCAAATTACCGCTGGGGCATTGATTCCCGGGTTCATGGGTTTGCCATAAGCATTTTTGGCAATAATCCAGACCCAGTCGTCCAGTACGTCGGTAAATCCCTAGAG GTCTCAAATCTGGAAGACGGATTGAAGAGGACAAGCACCGGAAGTTTTTCTTTAATGGCCACCAAGCGAGGTTTGATCACTTACATAATGTCAAATTATGCAGATAAATATGGCCAAACACCTTTCTATCTCAGCAAACAGAGCTTCACTATGTCATATGAATCTGGATGGGGATTTAG GAAAGGAGCTCCCTTCTATCCACTCTTGACATCCACTTTAGCGAGATTGACAGAGAGCGGCATCACCCAATACTGGATGGATGACCTTCTGGCCTATCGATCTCAACGGGCAGAGAAGATAGCTCAAGGAAAACAGAATGAAAGGACTTCTCTAGCCAATGATCCAGAG
- the LOC137632768 gene encoding uncharacterized protein isoform X3 → MQLLPLGVLTFLIATECRVIEEISLATVEPMGDPNIRLHDDSIGLQGDHMTSLPLEGDHMTSLSLQGDHLTSLSLQGDHMTSLSLQGDHMTSLPLQGDHTTSSLQGGRSLFIGDLPISVENNLIASLIAKMLWRTVESSAKGCHFVLVTDMDTHGLVLHLIRQSILSFQPLVLIDIREFQNYTESDFLEAFWSTSTVTCRTVLIDFCSDNEVDMLRFLENSHLWWFYEIKVFMVGYRWKVNKVLLDFALRNFIQPVYVALDEDAVRSLNASFKRASPDRSSPDGEDPLQRLRNSSELNDGRRLGDVFSRCLYCKNGTSRILHISSWPVETDVTWDVTWEMKMISDEGRDLQGHLLRIVGTIYYPFTDMKPITEQPDSLMTLLDSLDKRLLEVLSNVLNFKYEVQLPSDRLPGYNRGNKGWTGKIGDIQDNLADICLPTAPSAERLKIIDFTKSFDGDGLVIVSLKPEVLPQYLIITRPFAVDVWIYLITSILIWGASLWALQKAVSSFGKGKPISFSESMFYSWAVMLEDPPMQTPSSVSGQMMVGWWLVASLLISTGFRSSLVAHITVPGKTKPLNSFTDMIKRPNYRWGIDSRVHGFAISIFGNNPDPVVQYVGKSLE, encoded by the exons ATGCAACTCTTACCCTTAGGCGTTCTCACTTTCCTCATCGCGACGGAATGCAGAGTGATTGAGGAAATATCTTTGGCAACCGTAGAGCCAATGGGTGATCCCAACATCAGACTTCACGATGACAGCATTGGTCTTCAAGGGGACCATATGACGTCATTACCGCTTGAAGGGGACCATATGACGTCATTGTCACTTCAAGGGGACCATTTGACGTCATTGTCACTTCAAGGGGACCATATGACGTCATTGTCACTTCAGGGGGACCATATGACATCATTGCCGCTTCAAGGGGACCATACGACGTCATCGCTTCAAGGCGGAAGAAGCCTCTTCATTGGAGATCTTCCCATATCTGTCGAGAATAACCTCATAGCTTCCTTAATCGCCAAAATGCTGTGGCGAACTGTCGAAAGCAGCGCCAAAGGATGCCATTTTGTCTTGGTGACGGACATGGACACTCACGGACTGGTGTTACACCTCATACG ACAAAGCATCCTCTCGTTCCAGCCTTTGGTATTGATAGACATCAGGGAGTTCCAGAATTATACAGAGTCCGATTTCTTGGAAGCGTTCTGGAGCACTTCGACCGTCACTTGTCGAACTGTTCTCATTGACTTTTGCTCCGATAATGAGGTCGATATGTTGAG ATTCTTGGAAAACTCACACCTTTGGTGGTTCTACGAAATTAAGGTCTTCATGGTGGGATATCGTTGGAAAGTGAACAAAGTCCTTCTGGATTTTGCCCTCAGGAACTTCATCCAGCCTGTGTACGTGGCCCTTGACGAGGACGCCGTTCGATCGTTGAATGCTTCGTTTAAAAGGGCGTCTCCTGATAGGTCCTCTCCTGATGGGGAGGATCCGTTGCAAAGGTTGCGGAATTCGTCGGAATTGAACGACGGAA GGAGATTAGGTGATGTATTCAGCAGATGTTTATATTGCAAGAATGGAACCAGTCGCATCCTTCACATTTCATCCTGGCCTGTGGAAACAGATGTGACCTGGGATGTGACCTGGGAAATGAAAATGATCTCGG ATGAAGGGCGTGATCTCCAGGGGCACCTCCTGCGCATCGTAGGAACAATTTACTATCCTTTTACGGATATGAAACCAATCACGGAGCAACCAGACTCCCTCATGACTCTTCTGGACTCTCTAGATAAGAGACTACTGGAGGTTCTATCTAATGTCCTTAACTTTAA GTACGAGGTGCAACTTCCAAGCGACCGATTACCCGGTTATAACAGAGGGAACAAAGGCTGGACGGGTAAAATTGGAGACATTCAGGACAACCTGGCAGACATCTGCCTTCCAACGGCACCCTCCGCCGAGAGACTGAAAATTATCGACTTCACGAAGAGCTTTGACGGGGACGGGTTGGTCATCGTGTCTCTGAAACCGGAGGTGCTGCCACAGTATCTCATTATTACGAGGCCTTTTGCAG TCGACGTTTGGATTTACTTAATCACGAGTATCCTGATCTGGGGAGCATCCTTATGGGCATTACAGAAAGCCGTGTCATCCTTCGGTAAGGGCAAGCCAATCTCCTTCAGTGAGTCGATGTTCTACAGTTGGGCTGTGATGCTGGAAGATCCTCCTATGCAAACCCCTTCCAGTGTCTCTGGCCAG ATGATGGTCGGATGGTGGCTGGTCGCGAGCTTGTTGATTTCCACCGGCTTCAGGTCATCTCTGGTGGCTCACATCACAGTCCCTGGGAAGACGAAACCATTAAACAGCTTCACAGACATGATCAAACGACCAAATTACCGCTGGGGCATTGATTCCCGGGTTCATGGGTTTGCCATAAGCATTTTTGGCAATAATCCAGACCCAGTCGTCCAGTACGTCGGTAAATCCCTAGAG TAG